In Panicum virgatum strain AP13 chromosome 4N, P.virgatum_v5, whole genome shotgun sequence, a single window of DNA contains:
- the LOC120671555 gene encoding uncharacterized protein LOC120671555, with the protein MAKTCERFDFNPASWWRLYGGGAPNLQYMAIRILSLTSSASGCERNWCTFEQHHTKRRNRLTTERLNSLVFIQFNNKLMFKKEKIKRKSNYEVLLSSDASEAQGFFFEGGDAHALAVFRDEEDEGEMPETRIPWSVIGVAMGTNEQLQPRRSARVAREVYEEEWESESEDLDYQDDDIAYEDDHDEKAILNCTTFAD; encoded by the exons ATGGCAAAGACCTGCGAACGCTTCGATTTCAATCCGG CATCTTGGTGGAGGCTTTATGGAGGTGGAGCACCAAATTTGCAATATATGGCCATTAGAATCCTCTCACTGACCTCTAGTGCATCTGGATGTGAAAGGAATTGGTGTACATTTGAACAG CATCATACAAAGAGAAGGAATAGGCTGACAACAGAGCGTCTCAACTCTCTAGTCTTCATCCAATTCAATAATAAATTGATGTTCAAGAAGGAGAAAATTAAAAGAAAGAGTAACTATGAAGTGCTCCTAAGTAGTGATGCTTCCGAAGCTCAAGGATTTTTCTTTGAGGGAGGGGATGCTCATGCATTGGCTGTCTTTAGGGATGAGGAAGATGAGGGAGAAATGCCAGAGACAAGGATACCATGGAGTGTCATTGGAGTTGCAATGGGAACTAATGAACAGCTTCAACCTCGAAGGAGTGCAAGAGTGGCTAGAGAGGTGTATGAAGAAGAGTGGGAATCTGAATCCGAAGATCTTGATTATCAAGATGATGACATTGCCTATGAGGATGATCATGATGAAAAAGCAATTCTGAATTGCACTACATTTGCGGACTGA
- the LOC120669450 gene encoding uncharacterized protein LOC120669450, with product MSTSDAAPAAGGGTEATEVVNHLKRKSSDIGWEWARLCDPNDKNKCPKVPEEVKEKCIKNLDEIAKKKKDQQQHDREVRENVQIATGEEEEVVEVESIVGSSSTPKKLGPMDKFTRPIDPKLSSAEAKRQQNINEALWKERTHQVQQYVAKWVYTHAIPFNACDNDEFKEMVEAIGQFGPGFQPPTQYDLRGRLLEEEHARTKSLLQDREDEKIKHGCSIMTDVWTDMKRRSIMNLCTNTSEGTTFIKSKKMSDVSHTSGVIYELVDKAIEDVAAENVVQIVTDNASNNMGAKALLQAKRPNIFWSSCATHTINLMLQGIGNLAKFKKTIDQVKSFTIFVYGHHRTLACLRSFTLKREIIRPGVTRFATAYLTMQSMMEKKDCLRKMVVDSKWEDIPEVKTKKGKDATATVLNIQFWRNVSLCLKIFEPLVKVLRLVDGDVKLSMGMSTENFSRQRKRSWNYLEMWKRTTEM from the exons ATGTCGACGTCCGATGCTGcacctgctgctggtggtggtactGAAGCCACTGAGGTTGTCAACCATCTGAAGAGAAAGTCCTCTGATATAGGCTGGGAGTGGGCGCGTCTCTGTGATCCCAATGACAAGAACAAA TGTCCAAAAGTTCCTGAGGAAGTTAAGGAGAAGTGCATTAAGAATCTTGATGAAatagcaaagaagaagaaagatcagcaGCAACATGATAGAGAAGTTAGGGAGAATGTGCAGATTGCTACcggtgaagaggaagaagtggTCGAAGTTGAGTCAATTGTTGGAAGCTCAAGCACGCCCAAGAAGCTAGGGCCCATGGACAAATTTACACGTCCCATTGATCCCAAGTTAAGCAGTGCTGAAGCTAAGAGGCAACAAAACATAAATGAAGCACTTTGGAAAGAGAGAACACACCAAGTGCAGCAATATGTTGCTAAATGGGTCTATACACATG CTATTCCATTCAATGCTTGTGACAATGATGAGTTCAAAGAAATGGTTGAAGCTATTGGTCAATTTGGTCCTGGTTTCCAACCTCCAACTCAATATGATCTTCGAGGCAGATTGTTGGAAGAGGAGCACGCaagaaccaagagcttgctacAAGACCGTGAAGATGAGAAGATTAAGCATGGCTGCTCCATCATGACTGATGTTTGGACAGATATGAAGAGAAGGAGTATTATGAACCTGTGCACAAATACAAGTGAGGGCACAACTTTTATCAAATCAAAGAAGATGTCAGATGTGTCACACACTAGTGGAGTTATATATGAGCTCGTTGACAAGGCAATTGAGGATGTAGCTGCTGAAAATGTGGTGCAAATTGTGACAGACAATGCCTCTAACAACATGGGAGCTAAGGCTTTGCTACAAGCTAAGAGGCCAAACATATTTTGGAGTTCTTGTGCAACTCATACCATCAATCTTATGCTGCAAGGTATTGGCAACCTTGCAAAATTCAAGAAGACGATTGATCAAGTAAAATCATTCACTATCTTTGTGTATGGTCACCACCGAACTTTAGCATGTTTGAGGTCCTTCACCTTGAAGAGAGAAATCATAAGGCCAGGGGTAACCAGATTTGCTACAGCCTATCTGACAATGCAAAGTATGATGGAGAAGAAGGATTGTCTAAGGAAGATGGTGGTTGATTCCAAGTGGGAAGACATACCTGAAGTGAAGACCAAAAAAGGCAAGGATGCTACAGCCACGGTGTTGAACATACAATTTTGGAGAAATGTGTCCCTTTGTTTGAAGATCTTTGAGCCCTTGGTGAAAGTTTTACGTTTGGTGGATGGGGATGTGAAACTATCTATGGGTATGTCTACGGAGAACTTCTCAAGGCAAAGAAAGAGATCATGGAATTATTTGGAAATGTGGAAAAGAACTACAGAGATGTGA
- the LOC120671559 gene encoding aluminum-activated malate transporter 12-like isoform X2 gives MVMACTLNSINKKSTLLMLTAPVKTIGRIPASWGRHAWSIGREDPRRAVHALKAGTALTLVSLLYILEPFFKGIGKNAMWAVMTVVVVLEFTAGATICKGLNRGLGTVLAGSLALLIELVAAGTGKVFRAFIVGASVFIIGFAATYVRFFSTIKKSYDYGVLIFLLTFNLITVSSYRQNDVLPLTRDRLSTIAIGCAICLFMSLLVLPNWSGQDLHNSTVNKFEGLATSIEACVNEYFRDQDKDDNDKQEARASIQIGYRAVLDSESSDETLAHYASWEPRHSMHCYSYPWQKYVKLGSVLRHFAYTVAALHGCLESEIQTPPSVRLLFRDPCTRVAQEVVKVLQELAVSIRRHRRCAPDVLSDHLHEALQDLNSAIRSQPRLFLGSKRACATNKHMLMELNSGNHTASRATLHSFND, from the exons ATGGTAATGGCTTGTACTCTGAATTCCATCAACAAGAAAAGCACTTTGCTGATGCTTACCGCACCGGTGAAGACAATAGGCAGGATTCCAGCTTCGTGGGGGagacatgcatggagtattggGAGAGAAGATCCAAGAAGAGCTGTCCATGCTCTCAAGGCTGGGACAGCTCTCACGCTGGTCTCGCTCTTGTACATACTCGAACCTTTCTTCAAAGGAATTGGGAAGAATGCAATGTGGGCAGTCATGACTGTAGTTGTTGTGCTTGAATTCACTGCAG GAGCCACTATATGCAAAGGGCTGAATAGAGGGTTGGGAACAGTGCTGGCAGGCTCTCTTGCACTTCTCATTGAGCTTGTTGCTGCTGGAACCGGGAAGGTTTTCCGTGCTTTCATCGTGGGAGCTTCAGTGTTTATAATAG GATTTGCTGCCACATATGTTAGATTCTTCTCAACAATCAAGAAGAGCTACGATTACGGTGTGCTGATTTTTCTCTTAACCTTCAATCTGATAACGGTGTCAAGCTACCGCCAAAACGATGTGCTCCCATTAACGAGAGATCGTTTAAGTACTATTGCCATCGGCTGCGCAATATGTCTATTCATGAGTCTCTTGGTTTTGCCAAACTGGTCTGGGCAAGACCTCCACAATAGCACTGTTAACAAATTCGAAGGATTGGCAACATCAATTGAAG CTTGTGTGAATGAGTATTTCCGAGACCAGGATAAAGACGACAACGATAAGCAGGAAGCAAGAGCTTCAATTCAAATAGGCTATAGAGCGGTCTTGGACTCAGAATCCAGTGATGAGACCCTA GCACACTATGCAAGCTGGGAGCCAAGACACTCAATGCACTGTTACAGTTACCCATGGCAAAAGTATGTGAAGCTCGGATCCGTGCTTAGGCACTTTGCATACACAGTTGCTGCACTTCATGGATGTTTGGAATCTGAGATACAG ACTCCTCCATCCGTGAGATTACTGTTCCGAGATCCATGCACAAGAGTTGCTCAAGAAGTCGTCAAGGTTCTGCAGGAGCTTGCGGTGAGCATAAGGCGTCACCGGCGCTGTGCCCCTGACGTGCTCTCTGATCATCTTCACGAAGCGCTGCAGGATCTGAACTCGGCAATCAGATCGCAGCCGCGGCTCTTCCTTGGCTCCAAACGCGCGTGTGCCACCAATAAGCATATGCTCATGGAACTCAACTCTGGAAATCACACGGCATCGAGAGCTACCCTTCATTCATTCAATGACTGA
- the LOC120671559 gene encoding aluminum-activated malate transporter 12-like isoform X1 has product MVMACTLNSINKKSTLLMLTAPVKTIGRIPASWGRHAWSIGREDPRRAVHALKAGTALTLVSLLYILEPFFKGIGKNAMWAVMTVVVVLEFTAGATICKGLNRGLGTVLAGSLALLIELVAAGTGKVFRAFIVGASVFIIGFAATYVRFFSTIKKSYDYGVLIFLLTFNLITVSSYRQNDVLPLTRDRLSTIAIGCAICLFMSLLVLPNWSGQDLHNSTVNKFEGLATSIEACVNEYFRDQDKDDNDKQEARASIQIGYRAVLDSESSDETLVAHYASWEPRHSMHCYSYPWQKYVKLGSVLRHFAYTVAALHGCLESEIQTPPSVRLLFRDPCTRVAQEVVKVLQELAVSIRRHRRCAPDVLSDHLHEALQDLNSAIRSQPRLFLGSKRACATNKHMLMELNSGNHTASRATLHSFND; this is encoded by the exons ATGGTAATGGCTTGTACTCTGAATTCCATCAACAAGAAAAGCACTTTGCTGATGCTTACCGCACCGGTGAAGACAATAGGCAGGATTCCAGCTTCGTGGGGGagacatgcatggagtattggGAGAGAAGATCCAAGAAGAGCTGTCCATGCTCTCAAGGCTGGGACAGCTCTCACGCTGGTCTCGCTCTTGTACATACTCGAACCTTTCTTCAAAGGAATTGGGAAGAATGCAATGTGGGCAGTCATGACTGTAGTTGTTGTGCTTGAATTCACTGCAG GAGCCACTATATGCAAAGGGCTGAATAGAGGGTTGGGAACAGTGCTGGCAGGCTCTCTTGCACTTCTCATTGAGCTTGTTGCTGCTGGAACCGGGAAGGTTTTCCGTGCTTTCATCGTGGGAGCTTCAGTGTTTATAATAG GATTTGCTGCCACATATGTTAGATTCTTCTCAACAATCAAGAAGAGCTACGATTACGGTGTGCTGATTTTTCTCTTAACCTTCAATCTGATAACGGTGTCAAGCTACCGCCAAAACGATGTGCTCCCATTAACGAGAGATCGTTTAAGTACTATTGCCATCGGCTGCGCAATATGTCTATTCATGAGTCTCTTGGTTTTGCCAAACTGGTCTGGGCAAGACCTCCACAATAGCACTGTTAACAAATTCGAAGGATTGGCAACATCAATTGAAG CTTGTGTGAATGAGTATTTCCGAGACCAGGATAAAGACGACAACGATAAGCAGGAAGCAAGAGCTTCAATTCAAATAGGCTATAGAGCGGTCTTGGACTCAGAATCCAGTGATGAGACCCTAGTA GCACACTATGCAAGCTGGGAGCCAAGACACTCAATGCACTGTTACAGTTACCCATGGCAAAAGTATGTGAAGCTCGGATCCGTGCTTAGGCACTTTGCATACACAGTTGCTGCACTTCATGGATGTTTGGAATCTGAGATACAG ACTCCTCCATCCGTGAGATTACTGTTCCGAGATCCATGCACAAGAGTTGCTCAAGAAGTCGTCAAGGTTCTGCAGGAGCTTGCGGTGAGCATAAGGCGTCACCGGCGCTGTGCCCCTGACGTGCTCTCTGATCATCTTCACGAAGCGCTGCAGGATCTGAACTCGGCAATCAGATCGCAGCCGCGGCTCTTCCTTGGCTCCAAACGCGCGTGTGCCACCAATAAGCATATGCTCATGGAACTCAACTCTGGAAATCACACGGCATCGAGAGCTACCCTTCATTCATTCAATGACTGA